The genomic window CGCAGCACATCGCGCTCGGTGAAGATGCCCGCCACCTTGTGTTCTTCGTCCACCACCGCCACCGCGCCCACCCTCCGCTCCAGCATGAGGCGGATGGTCTCGGCCACGCTGGCCGTGGGCTTCACCGATGCCGGCATCTCGTCGCAGAAGTGCAGGAGGCTCATATGCCCCTCGCCGTTGGGGGAGCATTATCTCCCGCTCTTGGCCGAAGTCAAGCGCCCGCCTGCACCCCGGAGACGAGATTCCCATTGCCTTTTTGTCCCCGCCGGGTAACATAGCCGAACCCCCTACTTAGGTACGACTTGCTCCGGCGCGCCGCGCCGGCCAGGAGGCGCCTATGTTTGCCAGCCCCAGATTGCGCCGGGTGACCGCACCCGCCGTGCTGCTGGCCCTGCTGTTCACCACCCAGATCAGCTTCAGCCGGCCGCCTCATCCCCAGCCGCCTCCCCCTCCCACCGACCGGGTGGAGTTCCGCGTCAGCCTGGACGAGTCGGTGAACCAGATGTGGGCGCAGATGCCCACCGACAGCAGCGCTCCCAACGTCACTCTCATCGGCCAGACCCAGCCCGACTGCGCCAACTCGGCCCTGCGCAAGGCCAAGGTCGCGGTCACCTGGGTCGGCGTCCAGGCTGCCGCCATCCGGGCCCTGGCCCAGACCATGAGCATCGCCAAGGACATCCTGGAAGAGGTGTACGGCGTGAAGTACGTGGGCGTGCTGATGGACGTGGTCAGCGCCTACCTGCAGTCCGACTCGGTCGATGACCTGGTGCAGAAGCTGGGCGAGGTGGCCGTGGATCAGGCCACCAGCGCTGCCGTGGAACACGCCGGTGAGCATATCCAGGAGCACCATCCCGCCGCCGGCAACCCCGCCGAGCCCTACATCCACCGCAAGGCCGCCACCGAGCTGGCCAAGGCCCTCTACAACAACTTGACCGAGACACCCACGACCACGGTGGAGCGCACCTGGGACGATCCCGACTGCGGCCCCATCCAGGTGACCTTCGAGCTGCGCGCCGGCGAGCACGGCCACAAGACCCTCTACTTCCGCGCCTCCGGCGACTGTCACTGCCAGTGGCCCAGCAACCGGGCTGCTCCCGAGCGTATGGGAGCGTTCACCGTGATCGGGGTCGGCGACCTCGCCCCCGGCCGGCCTTACGTGGACGGGACGACGGTGGTCATTCCCTACTCCCTGGCCAGCACCCACTACGACGTGCTGGCCTCCTGCGGCTGCCCGGCGGGCGAGCAGCAGCCTTCCATCACCGAAGGCGGCACTGGCGGCGAGACCCAACCGCCCGTCCATCGCAACATCACCGAGGAGATCTGCGAGCGCCGCTGCCACTCCCTGTGGCTGGCCTGGCAGGATGAGCAGCGCCTCGCCGACTCCCTCGACGCCAACGCCCGCGCCCTGGAGCAGTACCTGGCCCAGGCCCAGCGCGACCTCTCGCAGGCGCAGCAGAACCTGGCCGCTGCCCAAGCCCGCCTGCAGGCCGCCAACGCCTCCATGGAGCGCTACCAGAGCTACGCCAAGGCGCACGGCGTCAACCCCAACATCTTCGGCGAGAGTTACCACGACGCCCAGACCTCCCAACGCAGCGCCCAGGAGGACGTCGCCAAGTACCAGGCCCAGGTCAACCGCCTGACCGCCGAAGTGGCGCGCCAGCAGGCCACCGCCTCCCAGGCCCGCGCCAATGCCAACCAGGAACTGCAGGCCGCCGCCCGCGCCCGCGACGCCTACTACCAGTGCACCAAGAATTGTTACGACCAGGCTCGCATGGCCGATCCCAGCACCGCGTATCCCGACGACGTCCGGGAGTGGATCCAGCAGCATCCCCAGCAGACCTCGGAGCGGCCGCCGAATTCCCGCCCCGGTACCGCCACCTTGGTGGGCGTCGTGGTGCCCAACGACTGCCGTCCCGGAGAACGCTGCTCCGGACGCGTGGTCGAGGATCCCAAGAACTTCCACGGCGTGCCCGCGCTGCGCGTGGTGGAGATGACCGTGCCCGTCCGCCGCGGCGACGACGGCAGGCCCTTGCTGGAAGAATTGAAGCTGCGCATCGGCGATGGCCCAGCCACCGACGGCTCCAGTTGTGCCACCGGGAACGTACCCGCCGGCGGGAACCTGGAGGTGAGCCTCGCTTCCGGCGACTCGCCTGCGGTCACCGAGCGCGTTCCGACCGCCACCGGCGCGCTGCGCCATCCCGCGGAGACCATCCATCCTCAGGACTTCCACACCAACCCGGTCTACCAGCCGGGCACCACCCAGGCCATCTCCGGGCCCTTCACCGGCAGCACCTTCCCCACCCGTGTCTCGGTGGGGGGCAAGCCGGCGGAGATCCTGGCCGAGTCGCCGGGAGCGGTGTACTTCCGCGTTCCCAGCGATCTGCCGCCCGGCGCCAGCGACGTGGTTTGCGAGGAGGGCGCGGCCACCGCCACCCTGCCGGTCAGCGTGCTCCAGCTCGACATGAACGCCGACCGCTTGCACCTGGAGAAGGGCGAGACCACCGCCTTCCACGTGGTCATCTCCGGCCCCGACCGGCTGCCGGAGTCGGCTTGGTCGGGGGCGGCGCCTCCCTCCGATCTGCTCAACCTCGAGGACCTGCGGCGCATGGCGCCCAAGGCCAACCTTCCCGCTCCCGGCAAGGTGCTGGTCATCATCCAGAACGCCTCGCCCGACGTGGTCAGCATGCAGGGCGCCCGCGGGGAAGTGGTCGTGCTGGAGCTCGACCGCAGCGCCTTCGCCGCCGGTCCCTACCGCTACAGCGGGATGCTGCGCTCCAAGCGCGCCGGAGGCTTCGTGGTCAACGCCACCGTGGTTTCGTTCCTGGCCCCGGTGGCCGGCAAATAAGAGCAGGCCAGGAAGGGTACCGAATCCCTGCCTGGCCTGGTCTTTCCCAGGCGGCTCTACTTTTCGCCAGAAGCAGCCCCAAGGGACCGGGTCGCAGCCGAAGGCTTGAACACCTTCCCGTCCTTCATGACGAAGTCCACGTGCTCGAGCACGCGGATGTCCTGGAGCGGGTCGCCCTCGACCGCGATGATGTCGGCGTAGGCGCCGGGCGCGATCACTCCCAGCTTGCCCTTCCGGTCGAGCAGCTCGGCGGCGTTGACGGTGGCGGTACGGATGGCCTGCATGGGCGGCATGCCCAAGTCCACCATGCGCCCGAACTCCTGCGCCTCCGGCTCCGACCAGGCGAAGCCGCCGTCGTCGGTGCCATAGGCGATCTTCAGTCCCGCCTGCATGGCCTTCTGGAACGAGAGCTTGTGCAGCTCGACGCGCAGGCGGTCGCGCTCCGCCTCGGGCGTTCCCGAGGCCGAGGTGTCGTAGTAGTAGACCGAGAGGGTGGGGCAGTACCAGGTGCCCTGGCGCTTCATCTGGGCGATGTTCTCGTCGCTCAGCTCCAGCCCGTGCTCGATGGAGTCGCAGCCGCCGTCCAGCGCCCGCTGCAGGCCGATGCCGTTGTAGGCGTGGCAGGCCACCTTCTTGCCCCAGCCGTGGGCCTCGTCCACGATGGCCTGCAGCTCCTCCACCGTGAGAGTGGGCTGCGAGACCAGCTTGCCATTCTGGGCCCAGGAGCGGTGGGTCATGTACACCTTGATCCAGTCGGCGCCGTTGTCGAGCTGCTCGCGCGCCGCCTT from Terriglobales bacterium includes these protein-coding regions:
- a CDS encoding amidohydrolase family protein; translated protein: MTRQRQRWVGMLTVVLALAAVAPAQEKTKPAAEPVTVIRAGTLIDGVSDQPRHDVAIYIRGNRIESVGEYSDQYIPKDARILDLSRATVLPGLIDAHTHIFLQGENPAVASYDDQLLKFPLSYRAVRAALAARRALEQGFTTLRDLETEGAGYGDIGIKRAVNEGLIPGPRLFVVTRAISTTGGYPLEGYAPEIESSMPKGVQIVDGPVEARKAAREQLDNGADWIKVYMTHRSWAQNGKLVSQPTLTVEELQAIVDEAHGWGKKVACHAYNGIGLQRALDGGCDSIEHGLELSDENIAQMKRQGTWYCPTLSVYYYDTSASGTPEAERDRLRVELHKLSFQKAMQAGLKIAYGTDDGGFAWSEPEAQEFGRMVDLGMPPMQAIRTATVNAAELLDRKGKLGVIAPGAYADIIAVEGDPLQDIRVLEHVDFVMKDGKVFKPSAATRSLGAASGEK